A DNA window from Brenneria izadpanahii contains the following coding sequences:
- the hyfE gene encoding hydrogenase 4 membrane subunit codes for MTGSLIVNNLAGLLIITSLLVICARRPALSACLYAIQSLVLVLIFLSLADLLQAHQLYMWSLSAFITKVILVPAIMYRAFRKLDDPKADGGVVGPAVIILLATLIVVLCYFVVAPVELPMVSSLKPALAVSLGHFMIGLLCIVTQRNILKQVFGYCLMENGAHLTLALLANRAPELVEIGIATDAIFAVIVMALMARRIYRTLNTLDVQQLTALKG; via the coding sequence ATGACTGGATCTCTGATCGTTAATAACCTGGCCGGGTTGCTGATTATCACTTCCCTGCTGGTAATCTGCGCCCGGCGTCCGGCGCTGTCGGCCTGTCTGTACGCGATACAGTCTCTGGTATTGGTGCTGATTTTTCTCTCGCTGGCCGATCTGCTGCAGGCCCATCAGCTTTATATGTGGTCCCTGAGCGCGTTTATCACCAAGGTGATACTGGTTCCCGCCATTATGTACCGCGCGTTTCGCAAACTGGACGATCCCAAAGCCGATGGCGGCGTGGTCGGCCCGGCGGTGATTATTCTGCTGGCGACGCTGATTGTGGTGCTGTGCTACTTCGTGGTGGCGCCGGTTGAATTACCTATGGTGAGTTCGCTGAAACCGGCGCTGGCGGTATCACTCGGCCACTTCATGATCGGCCTGCTGTGCATCGTTACCCAACGCAATATTCTCAAACAGGTATTCGGCTATTGCCTGATGGAAAACGGCGCGCACCTGACGCTGGCGCTGCTGGCGAACCGCGCGCCGGAGCTGGTGGAGATCGGCATCGCCACCGACGCGATTTTCGCGGTGATCGTCATGGCTCTGATGGCGCGCAGAATCTACCGGACGCTCAACACGCTGGATGTGCAACAGCTAACCGCGCTGAAAGGGTGA